TCCTTGGCATTCTGTACTGCCAATTGATGCTCGCCGCCCTGACCAGCCCGCGCTGGTGGCTCGGCGCGATCGGCGTGCCGTTCTTGCGATTGCACGTTGATGCGCGAAGCCTCGCAATCGGCGGACTAGCCGGCGTGCTGATCAGCTTGTTCGTCGTGGCGCTCGCGCTACGGCCGCTGCGAAAGACTTCTGTGCGTCAATTACTGGCGGGGCAGATGTCGGCCAGTGAAACCGCACTACGATCAAGCGGCGCATGGAGCCGCATCATCGCGATCGCCTTAGCGGTGCTCGCAATCGGCTTGATCGTCGCCGCGACGCGCTTCAGCGGGGACGCCCAGGCCGGCGCGTTCTTCGGGGGCGGTGCAATAATGCTCGCCGCGCTCCTCACTGCCGCCCGCGGCGAGATGCGTCGCGAACCAAGTTCCACGGGAGACGCTTGGACGTTGCACCGCTTAGCCTGGCGCAACGCGGCGCGCAAACCGGGCCGCAGCACCCTCACGATCGGGTTGGTGGCGGCAGCAAGTTTCTTAATCGTGGCGCTGAGCGCGTTTCGCTTAAATCCCGACGAAGCGCTCGACAAACCCACGGGCGGCGCAGGCGGCTTCAACTGGATCGCCGAGAGCGACCAGCCGATCTTCCCTGATTTGAGCGATGCCACGGCGCAGGGGGACCTGGGCTTCAGCGCCGCGTTGCAACAACAGCTCAGCGACGCTTCCATTTTCGCGCTCCGCGTCCAGCCTGGCGACGATGCGAGCTGCCTGAACTTGTATCAAAGTTCGCAACCCCGAGTGCTGGGGATGCCAGCGCGATTCATTCAACGCGGCGGCTTCGCCTGGGCGGGCACAGCGGCAACGACTGCGGAGGAGCATGCGAATCCTTGGACGTTGCTCGACACGGACGTGGGGCGCACCACTTCGGGCAAACGGAAGATTCCCGTCATCATCGACCAGGCTACCGCCCTGTTCAGTCTCCACTTGTCCGGCGTCGGCGCGACCTATGAACTGAACGACGATCGCGGCGGAGAGCCGCTTTCGTTTCAGGTCGTCGGCTTACTGAAAAACAGCGTGCTTCAAGGCGCGTTGATCGTCAGCGAAGCCCAGTTCACGCAGAATTTCCCGGATGCGTCCGGCTACCGGATGTTCCTGTTGAACGTCCCGAGTTCGAGAATCGCGCGACACCCGTTGCAGTCCGGTAAGAGCCCCGACGTCGCAGCAAACCTTGAACATGCGCTGGAAGACTACGGCTTCGACGTCGTCCCCACCGAAGATCGATTGGCGGCGTTGATGTCCGTGCAGAACACTTATCTCTCGACGTTTCAAAGCCTCGGCGGACTTGGCCTGCTGTTGGGCACTCTTGGCCTGGCGGCCGTGCAACTGCGCAACATCCTCGAGCGACGCGGAGAGCTGGCCTTGATGCGTGCGGCCGGCTTCCTACCAAGTCGATTGGCGGCTCTCGTGCTGATGGAAAACGCGGCGCTGCTGCTCGGCGGACTCATCGTCGGCGTGGCATCGGCGGTCGTCGTCGTTTTTCCACATTGGCTGGCTGGCGGCGCTGCGCCGCCGTGGCTGGGTCTCGCCGCGACGCTCGCCGCCGTCGCCCTGGTCGGCGCTTTGGTGAGTCTGCTTGCCATCCGCGCGCTCCAGCGAGCGCCGCTCCTGCCGTCGCTCCGCGGCGAATAGCGATCGCGGGCCTGGAGCGTTGCGCCCGTAGCGTCGGAGCGACCGTCCTACGCGGCAAAGTCTAGCAGGCGATTCGCTCTGTTTTCCGCGAAACCGGCCGGTTTTCGCTTTGACGAGGAGCCGATTCGGTCGTAGCTTTTCCTAGCATCCGGTCACCGACCGGGCTTCGTCTCGCTTGGAATCGGACGCCATGCAAAAGCCGAATCATCAGTCGCAATCGGAAGCGGAATTTGAACTCCTCGACGCCGCTCAACGAATTCTGATTATTGAAGACGACGAGACGCTTTCCGAACCGCTGGCGTATCGGCTGCGGAACCAAGGCTACGAAGTCAGTGCCGCGGTCACGGGGCGCGACGGTTGGCAGCTCGCCGTCAGCGAACGTCCGGACCTGATTCTGTTGGACCTCCGCTTGCCGGATATCGATGGCTTCGCGGTCTGCGCCCAATTGGCCGACAATCAGGACACCTGTCACATTCCGGTCATCATCCTGAGCGGCATGGAACGGCCGGACATCATCCGCCGCTGCCGCGCAGCGGGCAGCCAATACTTCGTGCGCAAGCCGTACGATCCGAACGCCCTGCTGGTGCTGATTCGGCACGCCCTCGACGAAGCCCAGCGCTGGCAACCGGCCTAGGCGGGCCGAGGGTGTCAGTACACCGCCGAAGCGCATCAACAGACGCTGCGCATGTTCGGCATCTCCTGTTCGATGAGTCGCATCGGCAACTGTTACGACGGCGCCCCGATGAAACGCTTCTTCTGGTCGCTCAAGCACGCGACGGTCGACACGCCAGCAGCCACGCTCTTGAGCGTGTTCAAATACATCGAAACCTTCTACAATACCGAGCGGTTCGGCCAGACCCTCGGCTGCCAGCCACCACCCCAATTCGAAGCCGATTACGGCCCGTCCCATGCGGCGCAAGAAAAAATTGCCCTCCGCCGCTGTCCGAAAGTCTTGGGGTGTCGCAGGCCGCGCGCAAAGCGTGGTGTAGGTTTGCATGATCCAACAGCCCTGATGTCCTGGCCACGTTCTGGTTGGTTCCATTATGTCGGTCGAATCGACCTACTGTCCCGGACAGTTCTCCTATCCCTTTCCTTACGGCGCCGCGATCCGCGACGGCGGCGTGCAGTTTTCCGTATATAGCCGTTCCGCTACGGAAATGCGGCTGTTGCTGTACCGGTCCGTCGACGCGACGGAGCCGGATGATGTAGTATCGTTCGACCGCAAGGTCGACCGCTGGGGGGACGTCTGGAGCCTGTTCGTGCCGGGAACGAGCGCGGGACAGCTTTATCATTTTCAGGCCGGCGGTCCGAACGCGCCGCGTTTAGGTCATCGCTTCGACGGCAACGCGCGGCTGATCGATCCCTACGCCGGCGCCTTGGCCGGCGAGTTCCAGGCCGCGCCCGACGGTATTACACGGCCGCCGAAATGCGTCGTCGTCGATGGCACTTTCGATTGGGAAAATGATCGCCATCCGCGGCGACCGCTCGCGGAGACCGTGATCTATGAGATGCACGTCCGCGGCTTCACCAAGCACGACTCGAGCGGAGTGCAAAACCCCGGCACTTATTTAGGACTGATCGAGCGCATTCCGTACTTGAAATCACTGGGCGTGACCGCCGTCGAATTGATGCCGGTCTACGAATTCCCGACGACCAACTGGCAAGGCGAAAAGACGCGGTTCTCGAACTATTGGGGTTACGACCCGCTCTGTTTCTTTGCGCCGCATCGCGGTTACGCCGCGTCCACGGAACCCGGCGGACAAGTCCGCGAGTTCAAGGAAATGGTCAAGGCGCTGCATCAAGCCGGCATCGAAGTGATTCTCGACGTTGTGTTCAATCACACCGCCGAAGGGAACGAGCGCGGGCCCACGCTCAGCTTCAAAGGGCTGGAGAATCGCGTCTTTTACATGCTCGACGCGGACGGCAACTACCGCAACTATTCCGGTTGCGGCAACACCGTCAACGGGAATCATCCCGTCGTCCGGGAAATGATTTTCCATTGCCTGCGGCACTGGGTCCACAATTATCACGTCGACGGTTTTCGCTTCGATCTGGCCTCGATCTTGAGCCGCGATCGGCGCGGCGAGATCATGCCCAACACGCCGGTCGTCGAGTTGATCGCCGAGGACCCGCTGCTGGCCGACTCGAAAGTCATTGCCGAAGCCTGGGACGCCGCGGGCGCGTATCAGGTCGGTTCGTTCGCGAACTTGCGCTGGGCTGAATGGAACGGGCATTTCCGCGACGACGCACGGCGTTTTTGGCGCGGTGACGACTTCTTGCTGGGCCCGATCGCCACGCGGTTGGCGGGTTCCAGTGATTTGTATCAATCGGGCGGCCGCAGTCCGTATCATAGCATCAACTTTCTCACCTCTCACGACGGCTTTCCGCTCAGCGACCTGGTCAGCTATTCGGAAAAACACAACGAGGCCAACGGCGAACAGAATCGCGACGGCGACAATAACAACAACAGCCACAACCACGGCGTCGAAGGGCCGACGAAGCGCGAAGACATCGAGCAGATCCGCTCGCGGCAGATTCGCAATATGCTCGCCACGTTGCTATTGAGCCAGGGCGTGCCGATGCTGCTTTCCGGCGATGAATGTCGGCGTACGCAACAAGGCAATAACAACGCCTATTGCCAGGACAATGAAATCTCCTGGTTCGATTGGCAGCTCGTGGAGCGCCACGCGGATTTGCTGCGCTTTGTGCAGGCGATTCTGCGGTTCCGCGCCGACCAGCCGGCGCTGCGCCGCACACACTTCTTGAACGGCCGGCCCGAGCAAATCGGGATGATTTCCGACGTGAGCTGGTTCAGCCCGCAGGGAGGGCCCGTCTCCTGGTCGGCCAACGACCGCAGCCTGATTTGCCTGCTGGCCCCGGTCGCCGGCGGCGAAGACGTCTCACGCTGCAGCTGGCCGCAACGGCACGTGATGCTGCTCCTGCACGCCGGCTTTTCGCCACGCGAGTTTCTGATCCCGCGCGTGGCCCGCGACATGCGCTGGCGCACGTTCCTGGATACTTCCGCCGCACCGCCCCGCGATGTCTATCCGCAGTACGACGGGCCAATCCTGCCGCGCGACGGCAAACTGACATTGATCGAACGCTCGCTCGTGTGCCTCGTGTCGAGTTAGCGACGCAATTCGCCTTGCTTGGCGGCCCAGCTTTTCCAGCGCGTGACTTGTTCCGCCAGCGGCGGCGCGGGCAACTCGTCGGCGGCAATCGGAGTTTCGCCGGCCACCGACGGCAAGCTCGCCAAAGCCGCACGGCGTACGCCGAGGTCGTCGTCGAGCATCGCAATTAACATGGGCACGAATTCCGCGCTCGCGATGCGGCCCATGGCCTCGGCGGCGCGGATCCGCACCGCGGGATCCAGATCGAGCGCGAGACGTTCCAACGCGGCGGCGCCGCGGTCATCCTGCCAGGCAGCCAAGGTCTCCGCGGCAGCCAGCCGACAATCCGCATCGCGATGACCGCAGAGGGCCGCGAGCGACCCCAAGTCTTGAGGCTCCCCGCAGCGACCGATCGCCAGTGCCGCTGTTGCCGCGACATACGAGGTTTCGTCCTCCAACGCGGGAGCCAGCCACGTCACGGCATCGATGCCGGGTTGTTCGATGAAAAACTCGCAGGCCCGGCGGCGGACGTCGGGCGTCGGATGGCTGAGGGCCGCAGCGGCAAAGCGTCGCGTCGATGCATCGGCCTGAGTGCGACAAGCGTCGAGCGCTGATTGCCACAACAACGGGTCGTCGGCCAGCAGCACCCGTTCGATCAATCTCCTCGCCGCCAATGGCGTCAGCGGTTTGTCACTCGCCTGCTGTGCGACGGCGCTCACGCGCAGTCGCCGCTCCTGCGCGGAGAGCGATTCCCAATCCGCCAATTGACCGATGGCCTCGTTGCGCGACGCCAGCACTTCGCTGTACACGTTCTCAGGAATCGGTTGGCTCTCACGATCGGTCCAGTCGAGCAATTGCGATTCCAGGTGCGTGTTCGCACGTTGCATCGCGGCCAGCGCGGCCGGGTCGTTGTCTGCGGTGGCGTCGGTGAGCGCGGCGAGCAATTCGCGTAGCTGTTCCTCGGCCAACTCGTGAGTTTCCAACAAGGGTGGCGAGGCCTCGCGGACGATTTCGTTGGCGGTCGAATTGCTTCCCTGCGACGTGTGCCATTGTTCGCGCAGCGCCGCCAACGCCGCGGCGCGCGTAGCGGCGTCAGAGCTGTAACGGAATTCAGCGGCGGCCGGCCAAATTATTTTGAGCGATTCATGCGCCGCCTTCCGCGTATCGACCGCTCCGTCGTCCAGACCCTCGAAAAGGAGCGGACCGGCGTCGGCCAACGGCCACGTCCCCACGGCTTGGATCGCCGCGCGGCGCACGGACATTGAACGATCGGCGATCAGCGTCCGCGCTATGGCCGCTCCGTGCTGAGCCTTAACATGCCGCAACGCCCTGGCAGCCGCGGTCCGGACCATCGAATCATTGTCCTTGGCCGCCGCGAATACGGCAGCCTCGTCGCCTCGCACTGCCAACGCCTCGACGGCGGCGGCGCGTACCATATTCCCTTCCGAGCTCGCGGCCTCGTGCAAGAATGCATCAGACGAAGGGTCCTTAATCTTCCCCAGCGCCGCGATCGCCGCGAGCCGCACTTCGAGTTGCGGATCCCGAAATCCCGCGCGGGCCGCCTCGGCCGCCAGCGGAGATTCCATGGCCGCGAGAGTGCTAACCGTGGCAGCGCGCACGCCGGGATCCAGATCGCTGGCCAGATCGACAAGTTGCGGCGGCGCTGCCGATGGTTTCGCTTTCGCCCAGGCTTCCACAGCGGCGACGCGCACGGCCGGCTCCGGATCCGACAGCGCCTCCGTGAACGCCATACTGGCTGCGGGCTCGAAGACGGCCGCTCCGCGCCTCACTAATTCAACACGAACTTCGACCGGTTGCGCACGAAATGCCAACCCGCCGGTGCCCGATCCGCCGAGCAGTTCAACCCAGGCGTCGCGGGGCGTGCCGGAGTTCAACTCCGCGAGCGTCTCCACGGCCGCCGCTCGCAACGGGGCGGATAGCCGAGCGTCAGCGATTAATTCGCGAAGTTGCCGCGACGCATCTTCATCTTGACCCGCTGCATCCGTGCTCCGCATTAGCAACAGCCGCGCATTCGCTGCCGTGAGTTTGTCCTTGGAGTCGAGATTCTCACGCAACGAATCTTCGTCGATGAGTAACGTACCGTCGGCGGATTCGAGCGCCACGTGACGCCAGTGCCGGCTCGGGGTAAGAGCATCGCCGGTGCTGACGCGGCGGGCCCAACTGTCCTGGGCCAAAGGATCATCGCCGGCTGCTGCCGACGCCTCGCGCGGAGCGTCGGTCACGGTCGCTTCGGCCAACGCCTGCGACGGATCTTGCGGTGGCAACACCTCGGTGCGAAGCCGCCAGCCTTCCGCGCAGCCCAGGATGCAACCCAGCAACGGCGCCGCAACGAGGGCGCGGCGCGCTAGCAACGAGACTGCTCGCGAAAATGAGAAACCCTGCTCCACGCGGGCAAATCCTTTTGCCGGAAAGTGGACAACCAACTACTCGGCCGAGGCTTATTCGAGACCGGAACCAAACTCGTAGAGATCTTCCTCACCTTCAGCCGGCTCGCCTGACGATTCGTCTTCGGAGAGGTTCGCCCTGGCGTCCGCGTCAAGTTCGCTGCTGTACTCGCCAGCCTTCCACTTATTCATGATTTCCTTGATCGCGATCACCACTCGAGCTTCACTCGCAATCTTCGAGCTTTCGCATGCCTCGGCCATCTTGCTCATGGCGTTGACCATCTGGGTGGATTCGCTCTTTTGCGCCGCGTCCATCAATGTGACCAACGCGTTCGGCGCTGGATCACTAAGTCCGGCAATGCCGCGCTTCACGGAGAAAATCACGTCACGCAACTCGCGCCGCGTGATTTCCTGGTCGACGGCCGTTTCGAGGAGAGATTGATAACCCGCGATCAATGCCGGCAGATCGACTTGCGCTCCTGCTACATACTTGAGCTGGCCAAGCGACACGGCGGCGCGGTTGCGGAGCCAGATGGGCCGATTTGCGTCGACGAGCCGGGCCTGGAGCGCCGCGACGATTTCCGGCGTCGGCGTCTCCGTGGCCCCCAGCGCTTCCATCGCCCGGGATTCAAACCAGAACTTCACGTTGCGCTTGCGGGTCGCTTCCGGCGACTTGTCCAACTCATCGAGATACGCCAGCACGCCGTTAGCGATCTCCGCCCGAGCCGCCGCGTTATTATCGAGCGTGGCGTGACGCGACAACCCGTTCACCGCCGCGAGCCGCGCGGAGTCGTGCGCCTTGGTGTTCGCCAGCAGTTTGAGCAATTCCGGACGCGCGGCCGCCAGCGGGACGGGGTTGGATTGTCCTTTGCGCTCGACGCTATCCAAGTCGGCCAGCAACAACGCGAGATTGTAGCGGACCGTGGGATGCAGATTCGGCTTCAAACCAACAATCAGTCGCGGCAAATGTTGCAGCAGGAAGGCGTTCGCCGCGTCGTGCGCCGCGGGCGCCGCCGCATTGCCCGAGGTCTGCAATTGCTTCTTGATATCAAGCCGCGTCTTGTGAATGTCTTTGTCCTTCGCCGGATTCGTCATCTCGGCGAACTTCGCCACGTAAAAATTCTGCAAATCCTTGGCGTTGGGCACAGCGCCGGCGTTCAGGTCGGCGCCCACGGCCGCTTGCTTGGCGACATCAAATCCCGCCGGACGCTTGAACTGGTCGTACTTGACCTTCTGGCCCCATGCCGAGTCACCGGCCAAAAGCGCGAAGGTCGTCAAAATCCCGATCCCCAGGCTTCGCTGAGCCGATCGAAGCACGCATGCATTCGCCATTTTTCCGCTCCTCTGCCTCGGTTCCGTGTGACGCGTTTAGGATCAGGCGTGCCACGAGCGCAAGGACCTGCGCCGTGAGAGGCAGCGCGCCACGCCACTTTTTATAGTAGGGACACCCAAGTCCCAATGTCAAGAGACTTTAGGGCGATCAGTCCGCCCAATTGCCGACCGCTTTGGGCAGGTCTGGCTCCGAAAAGCACTTACGACGC
This Planctomycetia bacterium DNA region includes the following protein-coding sequences:
- a CDS encoding response regulator — its product is MQKPNHQSQSEAEFELLDAAQRILIIEDDETLSEPLAYRLRNQGYEVSAAVTGRDGWQLAVSERPDLILLDLRLPDIDGFAVCAQLADNQDTCHIPVIILSGMERPDIIRRCRAAGSQYFVRKPYDPNALLVLIRHALDEAQRWQPA
- the glgX gene encoding glycogen debranching protein GlgX, with the protein product MSVESTYCPGQFSYPFPYGAAIRDGGVQFSVYSRSATEMRLLLYRSVDATEPDDVVSFDRKVDRWGDVWSLFVPGTSAGQLYHFQAGGPNAPRLGHRFDGNARLIDPYAGALAGEFQAAPDGITRPPKCVVVDGTFDWENDRHPRRPLAETVIYEMHVRGFTKHDSSGVQNPGTYLGLIERIPYLKSLGVTAVELMPVYEFPTTNWQGEKTRFSNYWGYDPLCFFAPHRGYAASTEPGGQVREFKEMVKALHQAGIEVILDVVFNHTAEGNERGPTLSFKGLENRVFYMLDADGNYRNYSGCGNTVNGNHPVVREMIFHCLRHWVHNYHVDGFRFDLASILSRDRRGEIMPNTPVVELIAEDPLLADSKVIAEAWDAAGAYQVGSFANLRWAEWNGHFRDDARRFWRGDDFLLGPIATRLAGSSDLYQSGGRSPYHSINFLTSHDGFPLSDLVSYSEKHNEANGEQNRDGDNNNNSHNHGVEGPTKREDIEQIRSRQIRNMLATLLLSQGVPMLLSGDECRRTQQGNNNAYCQDNEISWFDWQLVERHADLLRFVQAILRFRADQPALRRTHFLNGRPEQIGMISDVSWFSPQGGPVSWSANDRSLICLLAPVAGGEDVSRCSWPQRHVMLLLHAGFSPREFLIPRVARDMRWRTFLDTSAAPPRDVYPQYDGPILPRDGKLTLIERSLVCLVSS
- a CDS encoding HEAT repeat domain-containing protein, with product MLARRALVAAPLLGCILGCAEGWRLRTEVLPPQDPSQALAEATVTDAPREASAAAGDDPLAQDSWARRVSTGDALTPSRHWRHVALESADGTLLIDEDSLRENLDSKDKLTAANARLLLMRSTDAAGQDEDASRQLRELIADARLSAPLRAAAVETLAELNSGTPRDAWVELLGGSGTGGLAFRAQPVEVRVELVRRGAAVFEPAASMAFTEALSDPEPAVRVAAVEAWAKAKPSAAPPQLVDLASDLDPGVRAATVSTLAAMESPLAAEAARAGFRDPQLEVRLAAIAALGKIKDPSSDAFLHEAASSEGNMVRAAAVEALAVRGDEAAVFAAAKDNDSMVRTAAARALRHVKAQHGAAIARTLIADRSMSVRRAAIQAVGTWPLADAGPLLFEGLDDGAVDTRKAAHESLKIIWPAAAEFRYSSDAATRAAALAALREQWHTSQGSNSTANEIVREASPPLLETHELAEEQLRELLAALTDATADNDPAALAAMQRANTHLESQLLDWTDRESQPIPENVYSEVLASRNEAIGQLADWESLSAQERRLRVSAVAQQASDKPLTPLAARRLIERVLLADDPLLWQSALDACRTQADASTRRFAAAALSHPTPDVRRRACEFFIEQPGIDAVTWLAPALEDETSYVAATAALAIGRCGEPQDLGSLAALCGHRDADCRLAAAETLAAWQDDRGAAALERLALDLDPAVRIRAAEAMGRIASAEFVPMLIAMLDDDLGVRRAALASLPSVAGETPIAADELPAPPLAEQVTRWKSWAAKQGELRR